In bacterium (Candidatus Blackallbacteria) CG13_big_fil_rev_8_21_14_2_50_49_14, a single window of DNA contains:
- the aroB gene encoding 3-dehydroquinate synthase has product MTAPISVYQKEKIDFPHSARSSEVWIGSDLLSSLPEQLEAKSSDPHVFLIADQALRTQGEALLATFESKHWRTGVLWVEVSEAFKDLGAILNVYSEMLKNSTHRRSWVLALGGGVIGDAAGFVAATYMRGLRWVSLPSTLLAQVDSGMGGKTGVNHPQGKNLIGAFHQPEKVICDLSLLHSLPLRDRVSGLGEMLKYGLIYDAHFFEQLSRQSQAILELEAECMGKAIQRCIQFKLQAVASDEYDLSGEREILNFGHTLGHALESLTDYHYYRHGEAVILGMWAALEISHASGYLETESAKEIQAKLQALPLPKIPAEIHVEALLDKLRFDKKTEGHTLRLILLEAPGQPLIVRNTPHEILVESCQALLKQFQA; this is encoded by the coding sequence ATGACCGCCCCCATATCTGTCTATCAAAAAGAAAAAATCGATTTTCCGCATTCGGCCCGTTCCTCGGAAGTCTGGATTGGCTCAGATCTTCTTTCTTCCTTGCCTGAACAGCTTGAAGCCAAATCTTCAGATCCCCATGTCTTTCTGATCGCCGATCAAGCCCTGCGCACCCAGGGAGAAGCTTTACTTGCAACCTTTGAATCCAAGCACTGGCGCACAGGCGTGCTTTGGGTCGAGGTCAGCGAAGCCTTCAAAGACCTGGGTGCGATTTTGAATGTTTATTCAGAAATGCTAAAAAACAGTACCCACCGCCGTTCCTGGGTTTTGGCTCTGGGAGGAGGAGTGATCGGCGATGCTGCAGGCTTTGTCGCCGCCACCTATATGCGTGGTTTGCGTTGGGTCAGCCTGCCATCCACCCTCTTGGCACAGGTTGACAGCGGCATGGGTGGCAAAACAGGGGTCAATCACCCCCAAGGCAAAAACCTAATCGGCGCTTTTCATCAACCCGAAAAGGTAATCTGCGACTTAAGTCTCTTGCACAGCCTGCCCCTGCGGGACAGAGTTTCTGGGCTGGGAGAAATGCTGAAATATGGCTTGATCTACGACGCCCATTTTTTTGAGCAGCTCAGCCGACAAAGTCAAGCCATTTTAGAACTGGAAGCTGAATGCATGGGCAAAGCGATTCAGCGCTGTATCCAATTTAAACTCCAAGCCGTGGCAAGTGATGAATATGATCTGAGCGGAGAGCGTGAAATTCTCAATTTTGGACACACCTTGGGTCATGCGCTGGAATCACTGACAGACTACCACTATTATCGCCACGGAGAAGCTGTGATTTTGGGAATGTGGGCTGCGCTTGAAATTTCGCACGCCAGTGGCTATCTTGAAACGGAATCCGCCAAAGAAATTCAAGCCAAGCTCCAAGCTTTGCCGCTCCCCAAAATCCCCGCTGAAATACATGTTGAAGCGCTACTGGATAAACTGCGCTTCGACAAAAAAACAGAAGGGCATACACTGCGTTTGATTCTCTTAGAAGCTCCCGGACAACCCCTGATCGTACGCAATACCCCCCATGAAATTCTGGTTGAAAGTTGCCAAGCCCTGTTAAAACAGTTTCAGGCTTGA
- a CDS encoding phytanoyl-CoA dioxygenase, which translates to MNRCSQAFFERGYFVVPAFYSAAEVKVLAALIEPILKQWQSTLPPDFKGVNMHSLSHSAYFSSTEARVNFFEHLISPALVETLDSCFGKDLYFHNTQLFFNPEDIAQRPYWHRDLQFSSISDFEQSQEQSQLLSLHLRIPLLPEAGIELIPGSHARWDTERESRVRFETSGHRHFEMLPDSELIQLAPGDLLVFDGQMIHRRHYAGNSARKALDICVGKPHALLKSFLDPANLPTQAELRALSQPQWFERAWEFWTSSDSTERLSIFEPGFQPLD; encoded by the coding sequence GTGAATCGTTGTTCTCAGGCATTTTTTGAAAGGGGTTATTTTGTTGTGCCTGCCTTTTACTCGGCTGCAGAAGTCAAGGTCCTGGCGGCTTTGATTGAACCCATTCTAAAGCAATGGCAAAGCACACTCCCACCAGATTTTAAAGGGGTCAATATGCACTCTTTGAGCCATTCCGCCTATTTTTCAAGCACGGAAGCCAGAGTGAATTTTTTCGAGCATCTGATTTCTCCTGCTTTGGTTGAGACTTTGGACAGTTGTTTTGGCAAAGACTTGTATTTTCACAATACCCAGCTTTTTTTTAACCCTGAGGATATCGCTCAGCGCCCCTATTGGCACCGTGATCTGCAGTTCAGTTCTATTTCTGATTTTGAACAGTCGCAAGAGCAAAGTCAGTTGTTGAGTTTGCATTTGAGAATACCCCTATTGCCTGAAGCAGGAATTGAACTGATTCCCGGCAGCCATGCCCGTTGGGATACTGAACGGGAATCTCGGGTCAGATTTGAGACTTCTGGGCATCGCCATTTTGAAATGCTGCCGGATTCGGAATTGATTCAACTGGCTCCAGGTGATTTGTTGGTCTTTGACGGACAAATGATCCACAGAAGGCATTACGCAGGCAATTCAGCCAGAAAAGCCTTGGATATCTGTGTGGGGAAGCCCCATGCTCTGCTCAAATCTTTTCTCGACCCAGCTAATTTGCCAACGCAGGCAGAACTGAGAGCACTCTCACAACCCCAGTGGTTTGAAAGGGCTTGGGAATTTTGGACAAGTTCAGATTCAACGGAAAGGCTTTCTATTTTCGAGCCTGGATTCCAGCCGCTTGATTGA
- a CDS encoding LLM class flavin-dependent oxidoreductase produces MNFQVSPDYLITWRQKVSSLFELLRLFKAKQIEISLRNGELHLKAPKGALSPELQNQIKAQKQALIDHLKAEKLDFSLFFFGKAEDTQPQGAYELLFRAAQFAEKHGFCGIWTPERHFDSLGAFFPSPAVLAAALARETKHMALRAGSVVLPLQDPIRVVEEWSVVDHLSSGRVELSFATGWHSNDFALAPENYRDRHQILYNRLQEVHKLWRGESIPRQEGSGSQIQVQTYPRPLQPDLPVWLTAIGNPDSYRRIGASGSHLLTCLLDQEVEELAEKLILYRQALSENGFDPQKYKVGVFLHTFLGHELEQTRREVEAPFKSYLKSTLHLLGKLSHSAGLNIDPSHFDAEEEAALLDFAFERYFSRRALMGTPESVQPLLAQLKAAGVNEIACLMDFGPTPAQIMRSLELISPMISEGIHQRA; encoded by the coding sequence TTGAATTTCCAAGTGTCACCCGATTACTTAATCACCTGGAGGCAGAAGGTGTCCTCGCTGTTTGAACTGCTCAGACTTTTCAAAGCCAAACAGATTGAAATCAGTTTGCGCAATGGGGAATTGCATCTCAAGGCTCCCAAGGGCGCACTTTCGCCAGAATTACAGAATCAGATCAAAGCCCAGAAACAAGCTCTGATCGATCATTTAAAAGCTGAAAAGCTTGATTTCAGCCTGTTTTTTTTCGGCAAAGCCGAAGATACGCAACCCCAAGGCGCCTATGAGCTGCTCTTTCGCGCAGCACAATTTGCTGAAAAGCATGGTTTTTGTGGAATCTGGACCCCTGAACGCCATTTTGACAGTTTAGGTGCTTTTTTTCCCAGCCCTGCGGTTCTCGCTGCCGCTTTGGCACGTGAAACAAAACACATGGCCTTAAGAGCTGGAAGTGTTGTTTTGCCCCTTCAAGACCCGATTCGCGTCGTGGAAGAATGGTCGGTGGTCGATCATCTCAGTTCAGGCCGGGTGGAGCTTTCTTTTGCCACAGGCTGGCACAGCAACGATTTTGCCTTGGCACCCGAAAATTACAGAGACCGACATCAAATTCTCTATAATCGCTTGCAAGAGGTACACAAACTCTGGCGAGGCGAAAGCATTCCCCGCCAAGAGGGCAGTGGCAGCCAGATTCAAGTTCAAACTTACCCCAGACCCCTACAGCCAGATTTGCCAGTCTGGTTGACCGCCATTGGCAATCCCGATTCCTATCGCAGAATTGGGGCATCTGGCTCCCATTTGCTCACCTGTCTGCTGGATCAGGAGGTTGAAGAATTGGCCGAAAAGCTGATTCTTTACCGCCAGGCCCTTTCTGAAAATGGATTTGATCCGCAAAAGTATAAGGTGGGTGTCTTTTTACATACCTTCCTGGGTCATGAGCTTGAACAAACCCGCAGAGAAGTCGAAGCCCCCTTCAAATCCTATCTCAAATCTACGCTGCATTTATTGGGAAAATTAAGTCACAGCGCGGGCCTCAATATAGATCCCTCGCATTTTGATGCCGAAGAAGAAGCTGCTCTTTTGGATTTTGCTTTTGAACGCTATTTTTCAAGAAGGGCCTTGATGGGAACTCCCGAAAGCGTCCAGCCGCTACTGGCACAGCTCAAAGCTGCAGGTGTCAATGAAATTGCCTGCTTAATGGATTTTGGCCCCACCCCAGCTCAGATCATGCGCAGTTTGGAGTTGATCAGCCCGATGATTTCAGAAGGAATTCATCAGAGGGCTTGA
- a CDS encoding NUDIX hydrolase, producing the protein MPPIQYCSHCAAPVQRRIPQGDNRERIVCTACTTVHYQNPQIVVGCVAFAEEGYLLCQRAIEPRSGFWTIPGGYLELNESTEEGALREAHEEAGAKLNILSLLAVYSLTHISQVQILYLAKMQTLNLCAGEESLQVKIFPWQKIPWDSLAFPSNYWALHHAQAMRKNPALTPDLRSGNSLLPPGSALDY; encoded by the coding sequence ATGCCCCCCATTCAATACTGTTCGCATTGTGCTGCCCCTGTTCAGCGCAGGATTCCGCAGGGTGATAACCGCGAACGCATCGTCTGCACAGCCTGTACCACGGTTCATTACCAAAACCCCCAGATTGTCGTCGGATGTGTTGCCTTCGCTGAAGAAGGTTATTTGCTCTGTCAGCGCGCCATTGAACCCCGTTCTGGCTTTTGGACCATTCCGGGGGGGTATTTGGAACTGAATGAATCCACGGAAGAAGGAGCCTTGCGTGAAGCCCATGAAGAAGCGGGTGCAAAACTGAATATTCTCTCACTATTGGCGGTTTACAGTCTTACGCATATTTCACAAGTACAGATACTCTATCTCGCCAAGATGCAAACCCTTAATCTATGCGCCGGAGAAGAGAGTTTGCAGGTAAAAATTTTTCCTTGGCAAAAAATCCCCTGGGATTCCTTGGCCTTTCCAAGCAACTATTGGGCATTGCACCATGCCCAAGCCATGCGAAAAAACCCAGCATTAACACCCGATCTGCGCTCTGGGAATAGCCTCCTGCCCCCAGGCTCAGCGTTGGATTACTGA
- a CDS encoding NmrA family protein: MKRPKVAVTGASGYIGSQLIARLLPEYDIIALSRSPIQEEPGLEWRYCDLFSLIQAEDGLKGADFAFYLVHSMLPSAHLTQGHFSDMDLILADNFARACASHGVQQIIYLGGIIPPGAELSEHLRSRLEVEECLSGRQIPLTSIRASIIVGARGSSFQILEKMVKRLPVILCPPWTLSQTQPIALQDMIELLAACLGRPACFHQKFDVGGPDIMSYMSLIQTTAEVMGLKRLILQVPWMSMRLSRWWLSEITRSPHELVNPLVESLKHPMVAQDLRLQEQLGIKGLPFREAVQKALIAQKQTPYKPLKTHSRFTQSLQFQDEIYPKDLKVVRSVQRLPLPQGRNALWMAEKYTIWLPRFLRLLVQVNVDENRICSFCMRGLRQPLLVLKFSPERSSLNRPLFYITGGILVSKRKGLMRGRLEFREVLKGKTIIAAIHDFSPSLPWFIYNWTQALVHLWVMEGFRRYLDSLDVL, translated from the coding sequence ATGAAGCGCCCCAAGGTTGCAGTCACTGGAGCCAGTGGCTATATTGGTTCACAACTGATAGCAAGACTCCTGCCGGAATACGATATTATCGCCCTCAGCCGCTCACCGATCCAGGAAGAGCCTGGTTTGGAGTGGCGATACTGCGATCTTTTTTCACTCATACAGGCAGAAGACGGCTTAAAAGGCGCAGATTTCGCGTTCTACCTCGTACATTCCATGCTGCCTTCAGCTCACCTGACGCAAGGTCATTTCTCAGATATGGATTTAATTCTTGCGGATAATTTCGCCAGGGCCTGTGCCAGTCACGGGGTACAGCAGATAATCTATTTGGGAGGGATTATTCCGCCAGGGGCTGAGCTTTCAGAACATTTACGCAGCCGTCTCGAAGTCGAAGAATGCCTTTCTGGCCGTCAGATTCCTTTAACCTCAATACGCGCCTCGATCATAGTAGGTGCAAGAGGCTCCTCGTTTCAAATTCTTGAAAAAATGGTGAAACGTTTGCCCGTGATTCTCTGTCCCCCTTGGACCCTCTCACAAACCCAACCAATAGCCCTTCAGGACATGATCGAACTTTTAGCAGCTTGCTTGGGAAGACCCGCCTGTTTTCATCAAAAATTTGATGTGGGCGGGCCCGATATCATGAGTTATATGTCGCTTATTCAAACCACCGCTGAAGTGATGGGGCTGAAGCGCTTGATCCTGCAAGTGCCCTGGATGAGCATGCGTCTTTCACGTTGGTGGTTAAGTGAAATCACTCGCTCTCCGCACGAATTGGTAAACCCCTTGGTAGAGAGTTTAAAACACCCCATGGTGGCACAGGATCTGCGCTTACAGGAACAATTGGGTATCAAGGGATTGCCGTTTAGAGAGGCAGTTCAAAAAGCTTTAATTGCACAGAAACAAACCCCTTATAAACCCCTTAAAACTCACTCACGCTTTACCCAAAGCTTGCAGTTTCAAGATGAAATTTACCCCAAAGATTTAAAAGTGGTGCGTTCTGTTCAACGCCTGCCTTTGCCACAGGGTCGAAATGCATTGTGGATGGCGGAAAAATACACCATCTGGTTGCCACGCTTTTTAAGATTGCTGGTCCAGGTCAATGTCGATGAAAACAGAATCTGTTCTTTTTGTATGCGGGGCCTGCGTCAGCCTCTTTTGGTGCTGAAGTTTTCGCCAGAACGAAGCAGTTTGAATCGCCCCCTCTTTTATATTACGGGCGGCATCTTGGTCTCAAAACGCAAGGGGCTGATGCGGGGGCGTTTAGAATTCAGAGAGGTTTTAAAAGGCAAAACCATCATTGCCGCGATTCATGATTTCAGCCCCAGTCTGCCTTGGTTTATCTATAACTGGACCCAGGCACTGGTTCATTTATGGGTCATGGAAGGGTTTCGCCGCTATTTAGATTCACTGGACGTGCTTTAA